From the Micromonospora echinospora genome, the window CGTCGTACCGGCGGACGAGCGCCGGGGCGAGAGCCAGCAGGCCGGCGGCGGCGAGGACGGCGAGGAGCACCGAGGTCGGCACCCTCACCCCTCCCGTCACCGAAGTTCGGACATTCGCGCGCCGGCCGCAGGATCTTCGACCGGACATCGCCCGTTTCGCCGATCATGCGGCCACCGCAGCGCTTGCCACAGCTTGCAGTTACTTGAGGTTACGGGCGACCGAGCAGGAAGATTGTGCGCCGCGCCGGATTACCGACGGTGGGACAGATCATCCGGCGGCGGCGCGTACCCGGTGCCAGCGGGCCAGCAGGCCGCCCTCGGCGGCCACCTCCTCGCTGGTCATCGCGTAGCCGATGTGGTCGCGCCACGCACCGTCGATGTGCATGTACCGCCGGTGCAGCGCCTCCTCGCGGAAGCCGAGTTTCTCCACCACCCGGCGGGACGGCCCATTCTCCGGACGGATGTTCACCTCGACCCGGTGCAGCCCGCCGGGGCCGAAGGCGTGGTCGACGGCGAGCGCCATCGCGGTGGGAATCACCCCGCGCCCCGCCACCCGGCTGTCCACCCAGTAGCCGACGTAGCCGGAGCAGAACGCCCGCCGGACGATGTTGCCGATGTTCAGGTGCCCGACCAGGCGCTCCCGCCCGTCCTCGACCACGCAGACCGCGAACGGCATCCCCTCGCCGATCCGCGCGGACCGGCGCTGGTCACGGTGGACGTAGCGGAACGCGGCGGGCGAGTTCATCTCGTCCCAGCGACCGGGCACCGAGGACTCCCAGGGGGCCAGCCAGTCACGGTTCGCCCGGCGGACCTCCGACCAGGCTGCCGCGTCGGAGCGGCGGTACGGCCGGAGCGTCACCGGGCCGTCGGTGAGGACGACCGGCCAGCCGGGGGCGTTGCCGAACCACGTCATCGCCCGGTCCACCCTCCGTCCACGGCCACACCCGGAGGCCCACCGTCCACACCCGGAGGCCCACCGTCCACACCTGGGGGCCCACCGTCCATGCCCGGAGGCCCACCGTCCACGCTCACCGCCGACGGTCCAGCAGCAGCACGTCCACGGTGGAGCCGGCGGCGGCGGTGGTGACCCGCTCGCCGAGCACCATCAGGCCGTTCGCCTCGGCCAGTCCGGAGAGGGTGAACGGGCCGCCCGGCAGCGGCTGGACGGTGTAGCCGCCGCCGCGCCGCTCGGCCACGTGCGCGGGACGGAACTCCCGCAGCCCGCCGGGGGACGTGATGGTCTCCAGCAGGTGCGCGCGGACGCTCGGCCGAAACACCGGCTCCGCACCGGCGAGCAGGTTGATCGCGGGACGGGCCAGCACCTCGAAACCGATCATCGCGGCACCGGGTTCACCGGGCAGACAGACCACCGGCACCTCCTCGGCTCCGACCGTACCGAATCCGAGGGCCGTGCCGGGGTAGAGGGCGACCTCGGTGAAGGTGACCGGTCCGGCCCGGCCGCCCTCCCGCCGGGTGAGGATCCGGCGGACCATGTCGCCCGGCCCGGTGCCGGTGCCGCCGGTGGTGATGATCAGGTCGGCCCGCAGCGTCTGGTCCTCCAGCAGGCCGCGCAGCGCCTCCGGGTCGTCGTCGCAGATACCCACCCGGTACGCCAGCGCGCCCACCTCGGCGGCGGCGGCGGTCAGCGCGTGCGAGTTGGCGTCCACCACCTGACCGGGCTGGCTGCCCCGGCCCACGTCGACCAGTTCGTCACCGGTGGCCACGATGACCACCCGTGGGCTGGGCCGCACCACCACGTGCCCGAGGCCGGTGGCGGCGAAGACCGCGACCAGGGCCGGGGAGACGTACGTGCCGGCGCGGGCGAGCAGCGTGCCGGCGGGCAGTTCCTCCCCGGCGCGGCGGACGCCGTACCCGCGCTTGGGGACGCGGAAGATCTCGACGGCGGCCATGCCCTGGTCGGTCCACTCCACCGGGACCACCACGTCCGCGCCGGACGGCAACGGCGCGCCGGCCGCCACCGAGAAGCACGAGCCGGGGGTGAGCCGGACCGGCCGCCAACTGGCCGCGCCGAGGTCACCGACCACGTTCAGCCGGACCGTACGGCCGCTCGGCGAGCCGGCGCGGCCCGGGGCGTACCCGACGCCCCGGCCCGTGCCGGAGCCGATGTCCTCCCAGCGGGCCGCGTACCCGTCGACCGCGGCCTGGTCGAAGGCCGGGTACGAGTGCGGCGCGACGACGTCCTCGGCGAGGACGTTGCCGTACGCCTGGGTGAGGTCGAGGTCGAGCGGAGGCAGCGCGCGTAACCTGCGCAGCACACTGCCCAGGTAGTCGGCGAGCGGCGTCAACTCGTTCGCGGCCGCCTCGGCGTCGGCCGTCGCGGTCATGTACTAGGACCGCCCGACGCGTCGGAGGCCACGAACTCCCCCAGCCACTTGCGGAACTCGTCGCCCAGGTCCTCCCGTTCGCAGGCGATCTGCACGACGGTCTGGAGGTAGCCCAGGGGCATGCCCGTGTCGTAGCGGGTGCCCCGGTAGACGATGGCGTGCACCGGTGTGCCCTCGCTGCGCAGCAGCTCCATCGCGTCGGTGAGCTGGATCTCCCCGCCGCTGCCGGGCCCGGTGCGCCGGATCGCGTCGAAGATCGTGGCGGGCAGGACGTACCGGCCGAGGACGGCGAGGTTGCTCGGGGCATCCTCCGGCTTGGGCTTCTCCACCATGCCGGTGACCTTGACGACCTCGCCGACGTCGGTCAGCTCCGCCTCGGCCGGCTCCACCGAGGCGATGCCGTACCGCTTGGTCTCGGCCGGGTCGACCTCGAAGAAGGCGAGCACGATGCCGCCGGTGCGGGCCTGGAGTTCCAACATGGCCGGCAGCAGCGGCTCGGACGGCTTGACGAACTCGTCGCCGAGGAGCACCGCGAAGGGCTGGTCGCCGACGTGGGACTCGGCGTACCCGACGGCGTGGCCGAGGCCGAGCTGCTCGGGCTGCCGGCAGGTGTAGATCTCGGCCAGCTCGCTGGGGCGGCGGACGGCGGCCAGCCGCTCGGCGTCGCCCTTCTCCTCCAGCCGCGTCTCCAGGTCGGGGCGGCGGTCGAAGTGGTCGACCATCGAGGTCTTGCCCCGGCCGGTGATCAGCAGGACGTCGCCGATCCCGGCTGCGGTGGCCTCCTCGACGATGTACTGCAACACCGGCCGGTCGACCACCGGCAGCAGCTCCTTGGGCACCGCCTTCGTCGCAGGCAGGAAGCGGGTGGCCAGACCGGCGGCCGGGATGACGGCCTTGACCGCCCTCCGGCGGCCGGTCGAGGTGGGCGCCGTTGAAGGATTCGCTGGTTGCTCCGACATGTCGCGAGACTATCGGCCACGGCTCTGCCGTGGCGGGTGTGGCCCGGAAGACGCGCCGCCGTCGGCGGCGTGACGCACGCCTCCACCGGCGCCGGCGCGGGGCATCCCGTCCTCCGGCGGGACCGCCGCCGCCCGCACCGTGATCTCCTCGGCGGTGGGGCGGACCGGCACCGGGGCGACCTGGTAGGTGTCCCGGCCGGCCGCCTTCGCCGCGTACAGGGCGTCGTCGGCGGCGTCGAGCACCTGCTGCGCGGTGCTGCCGTGGTCGGGGTAGACGGCGATGCCCACCGACACGGTCACCGCGATCCGCACGGACGTGGCCGCCGGCACGCCCGAGTGCGACTCGGCCTCGAACGGGCCGTCCCGGACCACCGCCCCCAGCCGTTCCGCCACGATCGCCGCGCCCCGCGCGTCGGTCTCCGGCAGCAGCAGCACGAACTCCTCGCCGCCCTGCCGGAAGGCGAGGTCCACCTCACGGATCTCGCCGCGCACCCGGCGGGCGAACTCGACCAGCACGGCGTCGCCGACGGCGTGCCCGTACGTGTCGTTGACCTTCTTGAACAGGTCCAGGTCCAGGGCGAGGACGCTGAGCATCCGGCCGAAGCGGCTGGCCCGTTCCACTTCCCGGCGGATCGACTCGCGCAGGTAGCGGTAGTTCCAGAGCCCGGTGAGCGGGTCGGTCAGCGAGAGCCGTTGCGCCTCCTCGTGCACCCGGACGTTCTCCACCGCCACCGCCGCGTGGCCGGCGAACGTCCGCAGGGTCACCAGGTCGTGGTCGTCGAACCCGTCCGCGCCGAGCCGGTCGTAGAGGACCAGCACGCCGAGTGTGCCGGGGGCGGCCTCGCCGGTGGGAGCGGAGCGCCAGGGCACGTCGGCCGCCGCGCCGGGCGCGGCGAAGGGCACCGCCACGTACGTCCGGCCGTCCGCCCCGCCGGGCGGCCCGTCGCCGGGTTCGACCCGCCCCCGCCGGGGCTCGCCGGTGGCCGCCACCGTCCCCACGATGCCACTGCCCACCGGCACCCGCAGCGCGGTCGGCTCTCCGGTGGGTTCGTCGCCGTCCGGGCCGGTCACGCACCGCCCGACGAGGACGCCGTCCTCCTCGACCAGCAGCACCGCGCCGGACCGCGCGCCGGTCGCCGCGATCGCGCTGTGCAGGATGACCCGCAGGATGCGGTCCAGGTCGTGGGTGCTGGCGAGGGTGTCGCCGAGCACCGTGAGGTGGCCGCGCATCTGGTCCCGGCTCCGGGTCAGGGCGGCCACGTAGGACTGGGTCTCCCGGGTCATCCGGTTGAACGTGCCGGCCAGCCGGCCGATCTCGTCGGAGCTGCGCACCGGCACCCGGACGGTCAGGTCCCCCCGGGCGACCCGGTCGACGGCGTGCGCCAGCTCGGCCAGCGGTCGGGTGGTGACCCGGGCCAGCCGCGCGGCGGCGAGCACGGCGAGGAGGCCGGCGAGCAGGACCGCGGCGACCAGGGCGGCGTGCAGGCCCGGAGACTGGTCGCCGGGGACGGAGAGGACCAGGGGCAACGGCTGGCCGGGGGCCGGTCCGGCCCGGCGGACGTACCGCCCGTGCCCGGTGCCGGTGACCCGGTCGTCGCCGGCCGGGGCGGCGGCGGCCAGCACCTCGTCGCGTACCCCGGTCGCCTCGGTGGTCTGCACGATGCCGGCGTCGCCGGTGAGGGTGACCTCGACCCCGGTGACCGCGGCGAGCCGGGCCACGAAGCCGGGGTCGACGAGGTGGGCGGCGGCGACCCGGCCCAGCTCGGCTCCGGCGCGGTCGCGCAGCTCCACCTCGGCGGTGAGCGCCCGCACCGGGCCGTCGAGCCGGCGGGTGCCGGCGCAGTCCAGCCAGGGACGCTCCGGCGCGCCGGGCGTGGTGTAGACGGCCCGCCCGGTCACGTCGGTGACCAGGACGGCGGCGGC encodes:
- a CDS encoding sensor domain-containing diguanylate cyclase, with the protein product MTLRGRLTAAFLTVVLGPVLLGAFFVGTTLATVDQRRSTERLGLAVGAVRTSVDALCQQLRAAADAVALAGADPVGRAGAATQVVSRGLAAAVLVTDVTGRAVYTTPGAPERPWLDCAGTRRLDGPVRALTAEVELRDRAGAELGRVAAAHLVDPGFVARLAAVTGVEVTLTGDAGIVQTTEATGVRDEVLAAAAPAGDDRVTGTGHGRYVRRAGPAPGQPLPLVLSVPGDQSPGLHAALVAAVLLAGLLAVLAAARLARVTTRPLAELAHAVDRVARGDLTVRVPVRSSDEIGRLAGTFNRMTRETQSYVAALTRSRDQMRGHLTVLGDTLASTHDLDRILRVILHSAIAATGARSGAVLLVEEDGVLVGRCVTGPDGDEPTGEPTALRVPVGSGIVGTVAATGEPRRGRVEPGDGPPGGADGRTYVAVPFAAPGAAADVPWRSAPTGEAAPGTLGVLVLYDRLGADGFDDHDLVTLRTFAGHAAVAVENVRVHEEAQRLSLTDPLTGLWNYRYLRESIRREVERASRFGRMLSVLALDLDLFKKVNDTYGHAVGDAVLVEFARRVRGEIREVDLAFRQGGEEFVLLLPETDARGAAIVAERLGAVVRDGPFEAESHSGVPAATSVRIAVTVSVGIAVYPDHGSTAQQVLDAADDALYAAKAAGRDTYQVAPVPVRPTAEEITVRAAAVPPEDGMPRAGAGGGVRHAADGGASSGPHPPRQSRGR
- a CDS encoding UTP--glucose-1-phosphate uridylyltransferase, with protein sequence MSEQPANPSTAPTSTGRRRAVKAVIPAAGLATRFLPATKAVPKELLPVVDRPVLQYIVEEATAAGIGDVLLITGRGKTSMVDHFDRRPDLETRLEEKGDAERLAAVRRPSELAEIYTCRQPEQLGLGHAVGYAESHVGDQPFAVLLGDEFVKPSEPLLPAMLELQARTGGIVLAFFEVDPAETKRYGIASVEPAEAELTDVGEVVKVTGMVEKPKPEDAPSNLAVLGRYVLPATIFDAIRRTGPGSGGEIQLTDAMELLRSEGTPVHAIVYRGTRYDTGMPLGYLQTVVQIACEREDLGDEFRKWLGEFVASDASGGPST
- the glp gene encoding gephyrin-like molybdotransferase Glp, translating into MTATADAEAAANELTPLADYLGSVLRRLRALPPLDLDLTQAYGNVLAEDVVAPHSYPAFDQAAVDGYAARWEDIGSGTGRGVGYAPGRAGSPSGRTVRLNVVGDLGAASWRPVRLTPGSCFSVAAGAPLPSGADVVVPVEWTDQGMAAVEIFRVPKRGYGVRRAGEELPAGTLLARAGTYVSPALVAVFAATGLGHVVVRPSPRVVIVATGDELVDVGRGSQPGQVVDANSHALTAAAAEVGALAYRVGICDDDPEALRGLLEDQTLRADLIITTGGTGTGPGDMVRRILTRREGGRAGPVTFTEVALYPGTALGFGTVGAEEVPVVCLPGEPGAAMIGFEVLARPAINLLAGAEPVFRPSVRAHLLETITSPGGLREFRPAHVAERRGGGYTVQPLPGGPFTLSGLAEANGLMVLGERVTTAAAGSTVDVLLLDRRR
- a CDS encoding GNAT family N-acetyltransferase, translating into MTWFGNAPGWPVVLTDGPVTLRPYRRSDAAAWSEVRRANRDWLAPWESSVPGRWDEMNSPAAFRYVHRDQRRSARIGEGMPFAVCVVEDGRERLVGHLNIGNIVRRAFCSGYVGYWVDSRVAGRGVIPTAMALAVDHAFGPGGLHRVEVNIRPENGPSRRVVEKLGFREEALHRRYMHIDGAWRDHIGYAMTSEEVAAEGGLLARWHRVRAAAG